Proteins encoded in a region of the Cupriavidus pauculus genome:
- a CDS encoding FUSC family protein gives MRDAFRKTSNVLLDPNRRYSQARLFHAMRVALALLVSIALTTGIRIPHGEWASITVLVVIGGLQHHGNIRRRAAERGVGTLLGAVIGLALIAQQSWLLHSPLVTYVLMALVCGYCAYHAIGKGGYIALLTAITVVITAGHGDQDVFDALWRTVDVLIGTAVALVFSFALPAYASYSWRVKLAALLRASAAVHARVQRGDIDSATLQKEMMQLGMQLVQLRSLIPSVAKETDVPAAQLEEIQHAARVCISALELMAAIEPNADHPREDDRGIRSAMLALADSLESGNAPDDIDMAPAAAGLPATNGNEGLPATTTGSFAFLSRRLQAELSRTRNVLAQMSTKYEFPYASN, from the coding sequence ATGCGAGACGCCTTCCGCAAAACCTCCAACGTGCTGCTCGATCCGAACCGGCGATATAGCCAGGCGCGCCTGTTCCACGCGATGCGCGTGGCCCTCGCCCTGCTCGTCTCGATCGCGCTCACCACGGGCATCCGCATTCCGCACGGCGAATGGGCGTCGATCACCGTGCTCGTCGTCATCGGCGGCCTGCAGCACCACGGCAATATCCGCCGGCGCGCGGCCGAGCGCGGCGTCGGCACGCTGCTGGGCGCGGTGATCGGCCTCGCGCTGATCGCGCAGCAGTCCTGGCTGCTCCATTCGCCACTGGTCACTTATGTACTGATGGCGCTGGTCTGCGGCTACTGCGCGTATCACGCGATCGGCAAGGGGGGCTATATCGCGCTGCTCACCGCCATCACGGTCGTCATTACCGCGGGCCATGGCGACCAGGACGTGTTCGACGCGCTGTGGCGGACCGTCGATGTGCTGATCGGCACCGCCGTTGCGCTCGTATTCTCGTTCGCGCTGCCTGCCTACGCGTCGTACTCGTGGCGCGTCAAGCTGGCCGCGCTATTGCGCGCGAGCGCCGCGGTGCATGCGCGCGTGCAGCGCGGGGACATCGATTCGGCCACGCTGCAGAAGGAGATGATGCAGCTGGGCATGCAGCTCGTGCAGCTGCGCAGCCTGATTCCGTCGGTGGCCAAGGAGACCGACGTTCCCGCGGCCCAGCTCGAGGAAATCCAGCACGCGGCGCGCGTGTGCATCAGTGCATTGGAATTGATGGCGGCGATCGAACCGAACGCCGATCACCCGCGTGAGGACGATCGCGGCATTCGCAGCGCGATGCTCGCGCTGGCGGATTCGCTGGAAAGCGGGAATGCGCCGGACGATATCGACATGGCGCCGGCGGCGGCCGGATTGCCCGCGACGAACGGCAATGAAGGGTTACCGGCGACGACCACGGGCTCGTTCGCTTTCCTGTCACGGCGTCTGCAGGCGGAACTCTCGCGCACGCGCAACGTGCTCGCGCAGATGAGTACGAAGTACGAGTTCCCTTATGCGAGCAACTGA